One region of Rhodococcus sp. 4CII genomic DNA includes:
- a CDS encoding chromosome partitioning protein ParB, whose translation MLVRSQDTTDEIERAIARISEQMNSNNHRTGLTTAQNAAGIAEMLDLGVPVERVSKELSVKRKAVKLLGAVGRREAARASLEEQGLTLEQAAIVAKFFLMWTSHGDTEAVEALVQCQRHSFDYQARRLLADRKEKATRAERTAPYAEAGFTVLDGDPGYRDDSKIHWRYIATAEDAEADPRAHITEEQVRQRPDLWGVWVRTDTMYVEVESGEPVEEGDIDWDTFDDPDVDPEDGLRHANSVEERDVHVPQFYLLDVLRAEEAGLVPVNGGRYQFNRAIQLAGFNPTNPLPEDEEAREAALLAAEEAKRVQRRRVRELNKLAESATDVRREFIREMLSANKPPKNAATWTAMMVALAPHQLSEFHSSDLLPELMGDKTWTTYDAKKKIAAAATAASESRAWMLTFALTVAAMESRMAKDAWRSRPQYVSEYLAMLTENGHTLSNVEKVISGELRPEDIDIA comes from the coding sequence GTGCTGGTGCGCTCGCAGGACACGACCGACGAGATCGAGCGTGCCATCGCCCGGATCAGCGAGCAGATGAACTCGAACAACCACCGCACCGGCCTGACGACCGCGCAGAACGCCGCCGGGATCGCCGAAATGCTCGACCTCGGGGTGCCGGTGGAACGAGTCTCGAAGGAGCTGAGCGTGAAACGGAAGGCGGTCAAGCTGCTCGGCGCAGTCGGACGCCGCGAAGCCGCGCGCGCGAGCCTCGAGGAACAGGGCCTGACGCTCGAACAGGCCGCGATCGTGGCGAAGTTCTTTCTTATGTGGACATCTCACGGCGACACCGAAGCGGTGGAGGCTTTGGTGCAGTGCCAGCGCCACTCGTTCGACTACCAGGCCCGCAGGCTGCTGGCGGACCGGAAGGAGAAGGCTACCCGCGCGGAACGTACGGCCCCGTATGCCGAGGCCGGGTTCACCGTGCTCGACGGTGACCCCGGTTACCGGGACGACTCGAAGATCCACTGGCGGTACATCGCCACCGCCGAGGACGCCGAGGCGGACCCGCGCGCGCACATCACCGAGGAGCAGGTGCGGCAACGGCCGGACCTGTGGGGCGTGTGGGTGCGCACCGACACGATGTATGTCGAAGTCGAGTCCGGAGAGCCGGTCGAAGAGGGCGACATCGACTGGGACACCTTCGACGACCCGGACGTCGACCCGGAGGACGGGTTGCGGCACGCGAACTCGGTTGAGGAACGCGACGTGCATGTGCCGCAGTTCTACCTCCTCGACGTGCTGCGTGCCGAGGAGGCCGGCCTGGTTCCGGTCAACGGTGGCCGCTACCAGTTCAACCGGGCGATCCAACTTGCCGGGTTCAACCCGACCAACCCGCTGCCGGAGGACGAGGAAGCCCGTGAGGCCGCCCTCCTTGCAGCGGAGGAGGCCAAGCGGGTGCAGCGTCGCCGGGTACGGGAGCTGAACAAATTGGCCGAGTCCGCTACCGACGTGAGGCGTGAGTTCATCCGCGAGATGCTGTCGGCGAACAAGCCTCCGAAGAACGCGGCCACATGGACGGCGATGATGGTCGCGCTCGCACCGCACCAGTTGTCGGAGTTCCACTCGTCCGATCTGCTGCCGGAGTTGATGGGTGACAAGACCTGGACGACGTACGACGCGAAGAAGAAGATCGCGGCCGCAGCGACAGCGGCCAGCGAGTCCCGCGCCTGGATGCTCACGTTCGCGCTCACTGTCGCGGCAATGGAGTCGCGGATGGCGAAGGACGCATGGCGGTCGCGGCCGCAGTACGTGAGCGAGTACCTCGCGATGCTCACCGAGAACGGGCACACCCTCTCGAATGTGGAGAAGGTGATCAGCGGCGAGCTGCGCCCCGAGGACATCGACATCGCCTAG
- a CDS encoding CPBP family intramembrane glutamic endopeptidase, with amino-acid sequence MSDAAIDKQDKPSEGDRHARVRDKRFLITATGPLLGTLWAASLAHDQPLAAVLGALIVFALAALMVKKASPIGPAWNVRAEFVRGFRWLGLGLVRIRDRQVGVRAQLVWIVVIPTALALLDYHYLSELISEAFPVVDPAALAAQETRHANVKDLGLYGALAASFLGASLFEEVVFRSLPLIVQRWRPHATILITITAAASTALFALVHSDFGTGNVVSAFIGGVVYVALALYTRSLWPSIMAHGIYDAIIMVSWVM; translated from the coding sequence ATGAGCGATGCCGCGATCGACAAACAGGACAAACCATCAGAAGGTGACCGCCACGCTCGCGTGCGCGATAAACGCTTCCTCATCACAGCTACGGGCCCGCTTCTGGGGACATTGTGGGCCGCGAGCCTCGCCCACGATCAGCCACTTGCGGCCGTCCTCGGCGCACTGATCGTCTTCGCCCTGGCCGCGCTCATGGTGAAGAAGGCTTCCCCGATCGGGCCGGCATGGAATGTCCGCGCGGAGTTCGTCCGCGGATTCCGCTGGCTGGGTCTCGGGCTGGTACGGATTCGGGATCGACAAGTGGGGGTGCGCGCTCAGCTGGTGTGGATCGTGGTCATTCCCACTGCGCTCGCACTACTGGACTATCACTACCTCTCGGAGCTGATCAGCGAGGCCTTTCCCGTAGTCGATCCCGCAGCGCTTGCCGCGCAGGAAACTCGGCATGCGAACGTGAAAGATCTCGGGCTCTATGGCGCGCTTGCAGCATCGTTTCTCGGTGCAAGCCTCTTCGAGGAAGTGGTCTTCCGTAGCCTCCCACTGATCGTGCAGCGGTGGCGACCGCACGCCACGATCCTCATCACGATCACCGCTGCCGCATCCACCGCTCTGTTCGCACTAGTGCATTCGGACTTCGGTACCGGCAACGTCGTTTCGGCGTTCATCGGCGGCGTGGTCTACGTTGCACTCGCGCTCTACACACGATCGCTCTGGCCATCGATCATGGCCCACGGAATCTACGATGCGATCATCATGGTGAGCTGGGTGATGTAG
- a CDS encoding plasmid mobilization relaxosome protein MobC, whose protein sequence is MSDETAHRPRRFRRERRANVDGGRQARHVVKVTPEEESALLAKAQHARVSVPRLLVESALAGHSETASERREFAEQLFGAFRLLSAISINVNQMAKATNATGDLPENLGVTLGEVRRVAMRIDGILQEFDAR, encoded by the coding sequence ATGAGCGATGAGACCGCTCATCGTCCGCGCCGATTCCGGCGTGAGCGCCGTGCGAACGTCGACGGTGGCCGGCAGGCTCGGCATGTGGTGAAGGTGACTCCCGAGGAGGAGTCGGCTCTGCTGGCGAAGGCGCAGCATGCGCGAGTGAGTGTGCCGCGGTTGCTCGTTGAGTCCGCCCTCGCGGGGCACTCCGAGACCGCGTCGGAGCGGCGGGAGTTCGCGGAGCAGTTGTTCGGCGCGTTCCGGTTGCTGTCGGCGATTTCGATCAACGTCAACCAGATGGCGAAGGCCACCAACGCCACCGGGGATCTGCCCGAGAATCTCGGTGTCACGCTCGGCGAGGTGCGCCGAGTCGCGATGCGAATTGACGGCATTCTGCAGGAGTTCGACGCGCGATGA
- a CDS encoding relaxase/mobilization nuclease domain-containing protein, giving the protein MIVKITSGEKMTGLLSYLQGPGRSNEHTDPHLVAGDPAIMAWHDDNELSHQDAIAIARQIDEPRQVFGTEVREPNYLRNDKGEDVRDSHGKKVRDPIDPWRDANVWHCSLSLHVDEGELTDEKWGVIAQEFMDGMGFTETSGRSPARWAAVRHGVSTKGNDHIHIAASVVREDGTKVDLWRSKKRASELAGELERKHGLAVIASRETGSGERGYHRAEKHRAEREGAPELDRELLARRVRACATASKSEAEFVRRLRGQGLVARPRFASGRSDVVVGYKVAVRPAAGHTPVFYGGGHLAKDLTLPRLRSEWEDSPQASAAAVDEWNAARRDLPTVRVGRESQELDPKLLDRATADIGKWNAYLRSIPLEDRGQWARAAGRTAGVFAAWSAKVEPTPGPLAAAARQLARSAQLPAHRAYRAPKGTMSAGGAALIVMQTSGHLPKCVSAMLLLRQLMKAMEAIADAHRASGELHRALDIEYSVRTELTQSRWSVPDSARGEVRMTMQDDTSTSTLTPEQEKLRRLVALDSAAPPSEAVRRPVLPIPAPLDPSPRTHAGRDRTRGNDGNER; this is encoded by the coding sequence ATGATCGTGAAGATCACCAGCGGTGAGAAGATGACCGGTCTGCTGTCGTATCTGCAAGGTCCAGGCCGGTCGAACGAGCACACTGACCCGCACCTGGTGGCGGGAGATCCGGCGATCATGGCCTGGCATGACGACAATGAGCTGTCGCATCAGGACGCGATCGCGATTGCTCGCCAGATCGATGAGCCGCGTCAGGTTTTCGGTACCGAGGTCCGCGAACCGAACTACCTCCGGAACGACAAGGGCGAGGATGTGCGGGACTCGCACGGCAAGAAGGTGCGGGACCCGATCGACCCGTGGCGGGATGCGAACGTGTGGCACTGCTCGCTGTCGCTGCACGTCGACGAAGGCGAGCTTACCGACGAGAAGTGGGGCGTGATCGCGCAGGAATTCATGGACGGCATGGGGTTCACCGAGACCTCCGGCCGCTCCCCCGCCCGTTGGGCCGCGGTCCGGCACGGTGTGTCCACCAAAGGCAACGACCACATCCACATCGCGGCGTCCGTGGTGCGCGAGGACGGTACGAAAGTCGACTTGTGGCGGTCGAAGAAGCGCGCGAGTGAGCTCGCTGGCGAACTGGAACGCAAGCACGGGCTCGCGGTCATTGCCTCCCGTGAAACGGGTTCCGGCGAACGCGGTTACCACCGGGCCGAGAAGCATCGTGCCGAACGTGAGGGTGCCCCCGAGTTGGACCGCGAACTTCTTGCACGCCGCGTCCGTGCGTGTGCGACCGCATCGAAGTCCGAGGCGGAGTTCGTGCGACGACTGCGTGGCCAGGGATTGGTCGCGCGGCCCCGTTTCGCGTCGGGGCGAAGCGACGTCGTTGTCGGATACAAGGTAGCTGTTCGGCCCGCCGCTGGGCACACTCCGGTCTTCTACGGCGGCGGGCATCTCGCCAAGGATCTGACGTTGCCGCGGTTGCGCAGCGAGTGGGAGGACAGCCCGCAAGCGTCGGCGGCGGCCGTCGACGAGTGGAACGCGGCTCGCCGCGACCTGCCGACGGTACGGGTGGGACGGGAGAGTCAGGAACTCGACCCGAAGTTGCTCGACCGGGCCACCGCGGACATCGGAAAGTGGAACGCCTACCTGCGGTCCATCCCGCTCGAGGACCGGGGACAGTGGGCACGCGCCGCCGGCCGTACTGCGGGGGTGTTCGCGGCGTGGTCCGCGAAGGTCGAACCGACACCCGGACCCCTGGCCGCGGCGGCCCGTCAACTCGCTCGGTCCGCGCAACTTCCGGCGCACCGGGCGTACCGGGCACCGAAGGGCACTATGTCTGCGGGTGGTGCCGCACTGATCGTGATGCAGACCAGTGGGCACCTCCCGAAGTGCGTGTCCGCGATGCTGTTGCTGCGGCAGTTGATGAAAGCCATGGAGGCGATCGCGGATGCACATCGTGCGTCAGGCGAATTGCACCGGGCACTCGACATCGAGTACTCGGTGCGCACCGAGCTCACCCAGTCACGGTGGTCGGTACCAGATTCCGCACGTGGCGAAGTCCGGATGACGATGCAGGACGACACGTCGACATCGACACTCACACCGGAACAGGAAAAATTGCGGCGACTTGTCGCACTCGACAGTGCAGCACCACCGTCCGAGGCCGTGAGGCGTCCAGTGTTACCGATTCCCGCACCGCTCGACCCATCCCCGCGCACTCATGCCGGGCGCGACCGCACACGCGGCAACGACGGCAACGAAAGATAG
- a CDS encoding nucleotide-binding protein translates to MFVIHGRNSGARDQIFAFLRALGLSPIEWAHAIHATGKTAPYIGEVLDVAFDSAQAIVVLETPDDVAYLRTDLADDDDPETSPQGQPRPNVLFEAGMAMGRSPERTIIVEFGKIKQFSDIHGRHTIRLDNTPQKRQDLKNRLATAKCEVDPVGTDWLTAGDLTPPVPAGGGVPLGRKVPAAPKPTRPRFSASHFTRGGNKLDYVEITNRGPGDALDVDVEEIDADGRGLLREYENLPIPKLPQGKSFRIDYMGNTGAGDNKRFFNLRITGRTEGGDPLDQEEYVSMT, encoded by the coding sequence GTGTTCGTCATCCACGGCCGCAACAGCGGTGCCCGGGATCAGATCTTCGCGTTTCTTCGAGCTCTGGGCCTGTCGCCGATCGAATGGGCGCACGCAATCCATGCGACGGGCAAGACCGCGCCGTACATCGGTGAAGTGCTCGATGTCGCGTTCGACTCCGCCCAGGCCATCGTCGTTCTCGAAACTCCCGATGACGTCGCGTACCTCCGTACCGACCTCGCCGACGACGATGATCCCGAAACGTCCCCGCAGGGACAGCCGCGGCCGAATGTGCTCTTCGAGGCTGGCATGGCAATGGGACGAAGCCCCGAGCGGACGATCATCGTCGAGTTCGGCAAGATCAAGCAGTTCAGCGACATCCACGGGCGCCACACCATTCGTCTCGACAACACTCCTCAGAAGCGACAAGATCTCAAGAACCGTCTCGCCACGGCCAAATGCGAGGTCGACCCAGTCGGCACCGACTGGCTCACCGCAGGTGACCTCACACCGCCGGTACCGGCCGGGGGCGGAGTCCCTCTGGGCAGGAAGGTCCCGGCGGCCCCGAAGCCGACCCGACCGCGTTTTTCGGCTTCGCATTTCACGCGTGGTGGCAACAAACTCGACTACGTCGAGATCACCAACCGCGGCCCCGGTGATGCACTCGATGTCGATGTCGAGGAGATCGATGCGGACGGCCGCGGTCTGCTCCGTGAGTACGAGAACCTCCCCATTCCGAAACTTCCTCAGGGCAAGTCGTTCCGCATTGACTACATGGGCAACACCGGGGCTGGCGATAACAAGCGGTTCTTCAACCTGCGTATTACGGGCCGCACCGAAGGCGGGGATCCCTTGGACCAAGAAGAGTATGTGAGCATGACATGA
- a CDS encoding DUF4913 domain-containing protein, whose amino-acid sequence MTSRDEFDLPEPPDEDLAPPEDSWTPPPEGLVPAPFPASTPTDGNGAGDALTLSDELSARIGKVTGTLLSTQIKAIAETQLAELLTPEIYQRIEELSRRRLAAELETQLVAEAQAADEAENPPTTVFGSTEEFVRVRLSPGYRRDVIDNHEIRWCPQWWRHEEAISRLEALWRTWEHFRRDPTTGMSVWWRDHADHHMSVLMSSEGPFSKCSVQHGHHTADNAIAPLPTDPAPAEMFPDTRNL is encoded by the coding sequence ATGACCAGCCGCGACGAGTTCGACCTGCCTGAACCGCCCGACGAGGACCTCGCCCCACCCGAGGATTCATGGACACCGCCGCCCGAGGGTCTCGTGCCCGCACCGTTCCCGGCGAGCACCCCTACCGACGGGAACGGTGCAGGCGACGCCCTCACGCTGTCCGATGAGCTGAGCGCCCGGATCGGGAAGGTCACCGGGACGCTGCTGAGTACGCAGATCAAGGCGATCGCCGAAACCCAGCTCGCCGAGCTACTCACCCCGGAGATCTATCAGCGGATCGAAGAGCTCTCCCGCCGTCGACTCGCCGCCGAGCTGGAGACGCAGCTGGTCGCGGAGGCGCAGGCAGCGGACGAGGCGGAAAATCCGCCGACCACAGTGTTCGGATCGACCGAAGAGTTCGTCCGGGTACGCCTGTCCCCGGGCTACCGCCGCGATGTCATCGACAACCATGAAATCCGCTGGTGCCCCCAATGGTGGAGACACGAAGAAGCGATCTCCCGACTCGAAGCGCTCTGGCGCACGTGGGAACACTTCCGCCGCGACCCCACCACCGGAATGAGCGTGTGGTGGCGCGACCACGCCGACCACCACATGTCCGTGCTGATGTCCTCGGAAGGCCCGTTCAGCAAGTGCAGCGTTCAGCACGGCCACCATACGGCGGACAACGCCATCGCGCCGCTGCCGACCGACCCGGCACCCGCCGAGATGTTCCCGGACACCCGGAACCTCTAA
- a CDS encoding type IV secretory system conjugative DNA transfer family protein — MSDRGVKDPVNSAREVYLIAAVVAVVGVVGGGVMLALRLGTDQEVPANPAVVLIDLVKGHLQWSTTATVLITVYAVLVLAAAFVILVLVARSRGKRTRVDNKAKHMGRLRDVGSLTERQCRKESDRLGVVLEEGAAPGVPIGKHLLSGRNLYAKYEDMHVDIWGPRSGKSSSRVIPAILEAPGAVLTTSNKRDVVDATRDPREAKGGKVWIFDPQKVADGENTWWWDPLSWVTDEVRAADLAAHFAAGDDGLDAKKDSFFDPEGQDLLTALFLAAASAKKPITQVYTWVTEETNVEPVNILRRHGYDLHASGLSGQYNAPAKQRGGVFGTARKMIRCLKMQSIRPWISTDGQRSQVPHFDPREFVRSNDTIYLLSREGNGSAGPLVTALTVAICEAAEELATRSKGGRLPVPLLAALDEAANVVRWTHLPKLFSHYGSRGIVIMAILQSYAQGTEVWGNKGMGMLHSAANVKVYGGGCEVAVDDNYLRSLSTAIGEHWEYSGSVSSGRGGRSTSRQRTKITTFTESELEELPRGRAIVRSSGNRATLVKTVPWWDGPYADQVRASIARHDPEANKTLAEAVTLTDDAEPKEVQPV; from the coding sequence ATGAGTGACCGTGGAGTCAAGGATCCAGTCAATTCGGCACGCGAGGTGTATCTGATCGCGGCAGTGGTGGCCGTCGTCGGGGTGGTGGGCGGCGGGGTGATGCTGGCGCTGCGCCTGGGCACCGATCAGGAGGTGCCGGCGAACCCGGCCGTGGTCCTGATCGACCTGGTGAAGGGCCATCTTCAATGGTCGACCACCGCAACCGTGCTCATCACGGTGTACGCGGTGCTGGTGCTGGCGGCAGCGTTCGTGATTTTGGTGCTGGTGGCCCGCAGCCGCGGCAAGCGCACCCGCGTCGACAACAAGGCCAAGCACATGGGCCGGTTGCGGGACGTGGGATCGCTGACCGAGAGGCAGTGCCGTAAGGAGTCGGACCGGTTGGGTGTCGTCCTCGAAGAGGGTGCGGCGCCAGGGGTGCCGATCGGCAAGCACCTGTTGTCGGGGCGGAACCTGTACGCGAAGTACGAGGACATGCACGTCGACATCTGGGGTCCGCGTTCGGGAAAGAGCAGCTCCCGGGTGATTCCGGCGATCCTCGAGGCACCCGGTGCGGTGTTGACCACCTCGAACAAGCGGGACGTGGTCGATGCCACCCGCGATCCGCGTGAGGCGAAGGGCGGGAAGGTGTGGATCTTCGACCCGCAGAAGGTCGCTGACGGGGAGAACACCTGGTGGTGGGATCCGCTGTCGTGGGTGACCGACGAGGTCCGGGCCGCGGACCTGGCCGCGCATTTCGCGGCCGGCGACGACGGCCTGGATGCGAAGAAGGATTCGTTCTTCGACCCGGAGGGACAGGACCTGCTCACCGCCCTGTTTCTGGCGGCCGCGTCCGCGAAGAAGCCGATCACCCAGGTGTACACCTGGGTCACCGAGGAGACGAACGTCGAACCGGTCAACATTCTCCGCAGACACGGCTACGACCTGCACGCATCCGGTCTCAGTGGCCAATACAACGCTCCGGCGAAACAGCGCGGCGGTGTCTTCGGCACGGCCCGGAAGATGATCCGCTGCTTGAAGATGCAGTCCATCCGGCCGTGGATCTCGACCGACGGCCAGCGAAGCCAGGTACCACATTTCGATCCGCGGGAGTTCGTCCGCTCGAACGACACCATCTACCTGCTCTCTCGTGAGGGCAACGGGTCCGCCGGACCGCTGGTGACTGCGCTGACCGTCGCGATCTGTGAGGCCGCCGAGGAACTGGCCACCCGGTCGAAAGGTGGGCGCCTACCGGTTCCGCTGCTCGCCGCATTGGACGAAGCAGCCAACGTGGTCCGCTGGACTCATCTCCCAAAGCTGTTCAGCCACTACGGCTCTCGTGGAATCGTGATCATGGCCATCCTGCAGAGCTACGCCCAGGGCACCGAAGTGTGGGGCAACAAGGGCATGGGAATGCTGCACTCGGCCGCCAACGTGAAGGTCTACGGCGGCGGCTGCGAGGTCGCCGTCGACGACAACTACCTCCGATCGCTGTCCACCGCGATCGGGGAGCACTGGGAATACAGCGGATCGGTCTCCTCCGGTCGCGGCGGCCGCTCCACCTCACGCCAGCGCACGAAAATCACCACCTTCACCGAGTCCGAACTCGAAGAACTGCCCCGCGGCCGCGCGATCGTCCGCTCGTCCGGGAACCGGGCCACCCTCGTCAAGACCGTGCCCTGGTGGGACGGCCCCTACGCCGACCAGGTGCGGGCATCGATCGCACGCCACGATCCCGAAGCGAACAAGACCCTCGCCGAAGCGGTGACCCTCACCGACGACGCCGAACCGAAAGAGGTACAGCCGGTATGA